Proteins from a single region of Desulfobacter postgatei 2ac9:
- a CDS encoding nucleotidyltransferase domain-containing protein produces the protein MENKLSCWGLPLETIQKIHNVFKSYPEIEQVCIYGSRAKGNYYPGSDIDLVIMDDLIKDSRLSKLEIDLDDLLLPYKLDLTVFQKNSKPGPY, from the coding sequence ATGGAAAATAAACTTTCCTGCTGGGGATTACCTTTAGAGACCATTCAAAAAATTCATAATGTGTTTAAATCCTATCCTGAAATTGAACAGGTTTGTATCTACGGCTCCCGTGCCAAAGGCAATTATTATCCCGGTTCTGATATTGATCTGGTAATCATGGACGACCTTATAAAGGATTCCCGATTGAGTAAACTGGAGATAGATCTTGATGATCTTTTGCTGCCCTATAAACTGGATCTTACAGTATTTCAAAAAAATTCAAAACCAGGACCTTATTGA
- a CDS encoding Uma2 family endonuclease — protein sequence MNQSQKKLKMTTEEYLKFERASEIRHEYYDGEIFAMTGAKVNHNRIASNINRFLGNQLADRSCDVFLSDMRVKIQGVDKYTYPDVVVVCGDLELEDDKFDTLLNPVIIIEILSNSSELYDRGEKFAHYRLISSLQEYIIVSQYHCKVEKFIRGDDGIWRIFDPYTKIDTEIKLESIDCRLLLSEIYHRVEFE from the coding sequence ATGAACCAATCACAAAAAAAACTCAAGATGACGACTGAAGAATACCTCAAGTTTGAAAGAGCTTCCGAAATCAGGCATGAGTATTATGATGGTGAAATTTTCGCCATGACGGGGGCAAAGGTGAATCACAACCGGATTGCCAGTAATATTAATCGATTTCTTGGAAACCAGTTGGCAGACAGGTCTTGTGATGTTTTCTTAAGCGACATGAGAGTCAAGATTCAGGGGGTTGATAAATATACCTATCCCGATGTAGTTGTTGTCTGTGGTGATCTTGAGTTGGAAGATGACAAATTTGATACCTTATTGAACCCGGTTATTATCATTGAGATCCTTTCAAATTCCAGTGAATTATATGATAGAGGTGAAAAATTTGCACATTATCGGCTCATCTCTTCTCTTCAGGAATATATCATAGTATCTCAATACCATTGTAAGGTTGAAAAATTTATTCGTGGAGATGATGGTATATGGCGTATATTTGATCCGTATACAAAAATTGACACAGAAATCAAACTTGAATCGATTGATTGCCGGCTATTACTTTCCGAGATTTATCATCGGGTCGAATTCGAATGA
- a CDS encoding nucleotidyltransferase domain-containing protein — translation MGNKLPCFGLPSETIQKIHGVFKSYPEIKQVCIYGSRAKGNYHPGSDLYQTYLNSASHKDTTPQRKNYPLCLSAFV, via the coding sequence ATCGGAAATAAACTTCCCTGCTTCGGATTACCTTCAGAGACCATTCAAAAAATTCATGGTGTGTTTAAATCCTATCCTGAAATTAAACAGGTTTGCATTTACGGCTCCCGAGCCAAAGGCAATTATCATCCCGGTTCTGATTTATACCAAACTTATCTAAATTCAGCCTCGCACAAAGACACAACACCGCAAAGAAAAAATTACCCTTTGTGCCTTAGTGCCTTTGTGTGA
- a CDS encoding ATP-binding protein, producing the protein MYFECYFGRTCFWSNAVVHLDYRNSSDIQIKIFDDKLTIFNPGTLYGGLTIEDLLTDTYPSQLRNKLTVEAFYLTRNIEKYGSGMLRIRKELQAYPELSFEIEEAGGGIRVTFSLREGISEGVSEGVNSLYRCIQQNPGLRLPEYSTMLNIPLKTLERWVKKLRQEQKIIFKGSPKQGGYYNT; encoded by the coding sequence GTGTATTTCGAGTGTTACTTTGGGAGAACTTGTTTTTGGAGCAATGCTGTTGTACACCTGGATTACAGAAATTCTTCTGACATCCAGATCAAAATTTTTGATGATAAACTCACCATTTTCAACCCTGGGACTCTTTACGGCGGCCTGACCATAGAAGACCTTTTAACAGACACGTATCCTTCACAACTGCGCAACAAGCTGACAGTCGAAGCCTTTTACCTGACCCGGAATATCGAAAAATACGGCAGCGGCATGCTCCGTATTCGCAAAGAGCTTCAAGCCTACCCGGAACTGTCCTTTGAAATTGAAGAGGCGGGTGGAGGAATACGTGTTACATTTTCATTGCGTGAGGGAATAAGTGAAGGGGTAAGTGAGGGAGTAAATTCTCTTTACCGATGTATCCAGCAGAATCCCGGCTTAAGACTTCCAGAATATTCAACCATGCTGAATATTCCGTTAAAAACACTTGAACGCTGGGTAAAAAAACTTCGGCAAGAACAAAAAATTATATTTAAGGGTTCGCCTAAGCAGGGTGGCTACTATAATACATAG
- a CDS encoding type II toxin-antitoxin system VapC family toxin produces MIVLDTHIWLWWINNDLKRLKPNQHDIINNADMVSVSAISCFEVAWLAQHGRINLNCKIIDWFDKALAGSGIEVLPITPEIATKAVQLPGHHSDPQDRIIMATAISSNAKLMSVDQKFKKYDELKEILI; encoded by the coding sequence ATGATTGTTTTAGACACCCATATATGGTTGTGGTGGATAAATAATGACCTCAAACGGTTGAAACCAAATCAACATGACATTATCAACAATGCTGATATGGTTTCTGTATCAGCGATAAGTTGTTTTGAGGTTGCTTGGCTTGCTCAGCATGGCCGCATCAATCTGAATTGTAAAATTATTGATTGGTTTGATAAAGCCCTTGCCGGGTCTGGGATTGAAGTATTACCGATCACACCCGAAATTGCCACAAAAGCTGTTCAGTTACCGGGGCATCACAGTGATCCGCAAGATAGAATTATAATGGCCACAGCCATTTCTTCAAATGCAAAGCTTATGTCAGTAGACCAGAAGTTCAAAAAGTACGATGAGTTAAAAGAAATTTTGATATAA
- a CDS encoding GxxExxY protein, whose product MTENDIAKLIVDASIQIHKELGPGLLETVYEVLLKHELESRGLKVDRQIPIPINYKGIKFQQGFKADLIVEDKVIIELKSVETISKAHKKQVLTYLKLTDKKLGFLLNFGEALMKDGITRLINGTIQ is encoded by the coding sequence ATGACAGAAAACGATATAGCAAAATTAATAGTAGACGCATCTATCCAAATCCATAAAGAACTTGGCCCGGGGCTTCTTGAAACCGTATATGAAGTCCTGCTGAAACACGAACTCGAATCAAGGGGCCTGAAAGTGGACCGGCAAATTCCCATTCCCATAAATTATAAAGGAATAAAATTCCAACAGGGCTTCAAGGCGGATCTCATTGTTGAGGATAAAGTCATCATAGAACTGAAATCCGTGGAAACCATTTCAAAAGCACACAAAAAACAGGTACTCACATACCTGAAACTGACTGATAAAAAACTTGGTTTTCTCCTCAACTTCGGTGAGGCACTAATGAAAGACGGAATTACCCGCCTAATCAACGGAACCATCCAATAA
- a CDS encoding nucleotidyltransferase substrate binding protein — translation MKDYFQYQGNTHITGSRDATRESFQNQLITDGESWKAMINTRNRAVHTYDDVMVDDIILKVADIYYNLFVDFEKVMEKLAHGK, via the coding sequence ATGAAGGACTATTTTCAATACCAGGGAAATACCCACATCACGGGATCAAGAGATGCAACCAGGGAATCTTTTCAGAATCAGCTGATTACAGATGGTGAAAGCTGGAAGGCTATGATCAACACACGGAACAGGGCAGTACACACATACGATGATGTCATGGTTGACGATATCATATTGAAGGTTGCAGACATCTACTACAACCTTTTTGTCGACTTTGAAAAGGTCATGGAAAAATTAGCCCATGGAAAATAA
- a CDS encoding GxxExxY protein, translating to MTENEIAKLIVDASIQVHKETGPGLLETVYEVLLKHELESKGLTVDRQVPIPIEYKGINFQQGFKADLIVESRVIIELKSVETISKAHKKQMLTYLKLSGKKLGFLLNFGEALMKDGITRIINGTLQ from the coding sequence ATGACAGAAAACGAAATAGCAAAATTAATCGTAGACGCATCAATACAAGTCCATAAAGAGACAGGCCCGGGTCTGCTCGAAACAGTTTACGAAGTTTTGCTGAAACACGAACTCGAATCAAAAGGTTTAACCGTAGACAGGCAAGTGCCAATCCCCATAGAATACAAAGGCATAAACTTCCAGCAGGGGTTTAAAGCCGATCTTATCGTAGAAAGTAGAGTAATCATAGAACTCAAGTCAGTAGAAACTATTTCCAAAGCACATAAAAAGCAGATGTTAACGTATTTGAAACTAAGCGGTAAAAAGCTCGGCTTCCTTCTGAATTTCGGCGAAGCGCTGATGAAAGACGGCATCACCCGAATAATAAATGGAACCCTTCAATAA
- a CDS encoding nucleotidyltransferase substrate binding protein produces MKDYFQYQGNTHITGSKDATRESFQNQLITDGENWMGMITTRDRAGYTYDDAMVDRIILKVADVYYNLFIDFEKVMEKLDHRK; encoded by the coding sequence ATGAAGGACTATTTTCAATACCAGGGGAATACCCATATCACGGGATCAAAAGATGCGACCAGGGAGTCTTTTCAGAATCAGCTGATTACAGATGGTGAAAACTGGATGGGTATGATCACAACACGGGACAGGGCGGGATACACATACGATGATGCCATGGTTGACCGTATCATCTTGAAGGTTGCAGACGTCTATTACAACCTTTTTATCGATTTCGAAAAGGTTATGGAAAAATTAGACCATCGGAAATAA